GAGAGATTTAGCGTATGGTTATGGATGgattcacttttttttgggAGAATGTAGGGGTTAGGGGAAAAATCAAGAACAGCCAAGGAGATGACGTGGCGACGGCGCAGAGGTTGCTGGCGGTTGATTGAAGATTGCCTTCAAAGGTAAGCGGTGACTTTCAGTTTGAAAAGAGAAAGGAATCAAGAAAGAGAGAATGCCGTTATATCGTCTATCATAATCAATTATTATCCCAAATAAACACACAAGGTTCACATATATGCACATAATGTCAGCAATTAGTACACATGATCTCAACATGAGAATTAGATCCTAGAGTGAGAATATGCTACCCTCAGATAAGAGTTTAACCAGGCTCGACATTTCCTATTCTTTtccctttccttttttttccctcGGCTACCATATGGGGCTTAGTTACCTTATACCATTATAgctatatattaattactcccaCACATCAATCGTAAGGCTATATACAACTCCAAATCCCTTcatttctaattaataaacATAGTTGAGCAATATTGAGATTTGTTTCACAACctactagtaatatttattttctaacttGGTTCACAATCTTTGTCTTTTGTTTATACAAAATGCTTATAATTCATAATAGAACTTAGATCAGTTAAAGACTACCACAAGATACACTTTGTAAAATCTATCTGTGACGACTTAGCCAAAACAAAGGTCAACTTTCAATTTTCAGCATGCTTTTACATGAATTCAGAGACATACTGATTCTGAAAATTCATTCCAATCAACTCCAAAGTCgaaaatcaacaaaaccaCTGGCAAAGGAAAGCCATGGACTTTAGCTTTAGGGATTTATTTGAGGCATGAAATTCCTAGCTGGGTTTAGAATTTATAACCATTCTTCCCAAACCTACCAGAACATAGCGATAATTTAAGgaaattcataataaattcatttgaaCTTGGTTTAAGTTAAATTTTGGTGACAAAGAAGGAGACTCCGAACTCGGTTTATGTTCAATTATACATCATTTCTTTGTATCCAGAAAATGTTCTACTACAACATAGTACAATATAACTCAGTAAGACAATTCGAATCACAATCCCAACAATCtaaaagtttgaaattttgatccatattaaaattcaacacTAAACATGTCCTAGTTCCTATgattttcatcaaaaatagCGTTTGAAAAACAGCCCCCAATAATTGATAATATGATGACAGAATGTAGAGAAATTCAAATAGCTTCCATGATTTGGGAAATCTAGTACCAGCAACATAAACCTAAGCCCAAAGCCAATATTCCATTCAGAATCTGTAAAAAGAACACATTTATATCAACACCTCACATTCAAACCAGATTACTCACATTCAAACCAGATTACTTATAAAGTTATTCAGACACATTAATCAGTTTCcctgttaaataaaatatggagaaTATGATtactcatcatcatcaacctCAGCATAGTAAATTTGGCATCCCTACCCTATTTATTATCAAGTTCCTCAATTTCCTTCTGGTAAGTCTTCCGGCACCTTTGATAACAATGGAAATATAGCTCAAAACAAGAACCTAGTCAAATCTTTGCTAATTCCACAAAAGGAGGCACCCATCATGCATTTCTCGCTCAgagtttctttattttagatCAACCCAACCAGAATTACTACAGAAACTCATAGAGAGGTGTAAAAAGAAGAATCTGACCttcaatttccaaaatttcGAAGTTAGGTGTTTGGAATTTGAACTTGACACTCCGGGACGCGTgggcggcgacggcggtgtGCAGAGACTCTGTATGCCGTGAATCGAGGTAGAATAAGTaggatttttaaatttttaaatgtactcattcaaataatttgcttcacgtaaaaaaaagttgaatgaAACTTTAATTGCAAATTGCAAAGCTactgataaaatgaaatatatactactagtaatttaGGGGAGGAAATTGAGCCCTTCCATtataaatttactaaattacTCTCTATTTgttaatagtaattattttttctgatttttaagttgaatagtagtagtaatatttaaatccTGGTTCAAAATTGtcaattttcttatttccaatctaaatttatttttggatgttacatttacaatatcaatatataaagattGAGATATAGaaagaatataatattaatgttAGTAGAAAGATGTTGGTGAataatattaatgtcaaaGAAAGATTTAGAATGAGCTGGAGTACATAattgtactatatatattgcCACGTAAACGGATGCAAACCTATTTATATTCCCAGTTCCGTATTCCTGCTTTCTATTCCCCTTCTTCTCCCATCTCTCTATTCGCCGTTGGCCATCGTTCTCTCTCCACACTACTGTGTCATTTGTTGAATCagagaatttttttagtttttagtttGGTCTGTTGGCATCAACAAATTCCAGTTTATTACAGAAATTTTGCTATAATGGGGAGCTCGGCAACCAGTAACGTATACATCAATGTCATCGGTGACGTCATCAGCAAGGTCCGCGACGAGTTCATCGACAATGGTGGCCCTGGCGACGGCATACTCGATGAACTGCAAAGGGTGATAAATTTCcccaattttatttcattgtcTGTTTCTTTTCAATTCTAGGGTTTTGGGAATAATTGGTTTGACGCACTTTTGTGGCGTATTTGTACTGTTGTTTAACTTACGATTGAGATTGATGATGGAGGGTTTGTGTTTTGTAAACTATTGGATCTGTAGTTGGATTTAACCGTTGATGAGTTTAAGTTGGAATATACAGTTATGGGAGATGAAGATGATGCATGCTGGAGCAATTATGGGCCCGATTGACAGGTCATCCACGCAAAAGGGGGCTGGTGGTGGCTCTATCACACCTAATCCTGTACATGACCTCAACGTACCATATGAAGGCACTGAGGAGTATGAAACTCCTACTGCTGATTTACTCTTTCCTCCGGTGAGGACTCAGTCTTTGTGTGTTGAATTCTCTGTGATTGAACTTGAGAGTGGAGTGTTGAATTCTCTGTGATTGAATTTTGGGTTTCTGGGGTTGTGTAGACTCCGCTGCAAACTCCTATGCAGACGCCACTGCCTGGAATGGCTCATACACCATTGCCTGGAGCAGCTCAGACTCCTCTTCCTGGAAATGATAGCAATCCATTCTATAATATTCCCACTGGCGGCACCCCAATCACCCCTAATGATTATGCGTCCCCCAATGAAAATAGTGGTGTTCCTGATGTTAGAGGTGGACTAGGAAGACCTAGCCAATTCATGGTATTATTACTTCCTGGACTCTTATCTTTTGTTCGACTTCATTTTGTAGTAATATTGGGTGGAGTATTTTGTTTCTGGAATCTCATTCACCATGTCATGTGGTATATGTACTAGTTTCTCACTCAGGCTTTAGAATATGTTCATTGTAGGATGCTATAGGATGCTATGACAGTTGTAGTCTCTTTTTCTGTTTGCTGTATGGTAGAGCTGATACTTACTTTCTAACCTACAGCCTCCGCAATCCCCTTGGTTAAATCAGAGGCCTCATCTTGATGTGAATGTCGGTGAGTATAATGTTATAACCTCGTATATAAACAAGCTTTACTTAACAATACATATGCTGGAATGCAGCATAAGggttgtatatataaatatgtatgctGGTTAGAAGGCATcactataatttattgttaatctgattaaatatttccttttctttttgcaGCTTACACTGAAGGTCGGAAAGAAGGTGAGATGGGGGCGCCTCATCAGCCATCAACTCAGGTTGTTGTCATTTGTCGTGTTTCAGTTTTATTATGTTTCTTTGGAGAAGGACACTACTGTTTATGCTT
The genomic region above belongs to Salvia hispanica cultivar TCC Black 2014 chromosome 3, UniMelb_Shisp_WGS_1.0, whole genome shotgun sequence and contains:
- the LOC125214044 gene encoding transcription initiation factor IIA large subunit-like, whose protein sequence is MGSSATSNVYINVIGDVISKVRDEFIDNGGPGDGILDELQRLWEMKMMHAGAIMGPIDRSSTQKGAGGGSITPNPVHDLNVPYEGTEEYETPTADLLFPPTPLQTPMQTPLPGMAHTPLPGAAQTPLPGNDSNPFYNIPTGGTPITPNDYASPNENSGVPDVRGGLGRPSQFMPPQSPWLNQRPHLDVNVAYTEGRKEGEMGAPHQPSTQDFFLANGKRKRDGPYHPGYISQQDGASDSLSDESKVTDSGIHQILGQEGKISVRITQLDGPVPNPYDDVLSTPNIYNYQGVVSEDYNIVNTPLPKEMLAATPAPVHNDIGDADDDDESLNEDDDDDDLDDVGQGEDVNSEHLVLAKFDKVTRTKSRWKCMLKDGIMRINNKDILFNKANGEFDF